In one window of Chryseobacterium phocaeense DNA:
- a CDS encoding bacteriocin-like protein, translating into MKNFKKISRENLKTIKGSGTPMVCPAKHYLKCESIYVCDPDQGIYDCVCSCIPFGS; encoded by the coding sequence ATGAAAAATTTCAAAAAAATTTCAAGAGAGAATTTAAAAACAATTAAAGGATCTGGTACTCCAATGGTGTGCCCGGCAAAACACTATCTGAAATGCGAGTCTATATACGTTTGTGATCCGGACCAGGGCATTTACGACTGTGTATGTTCTTGCATACCATTTGGATCATAA
- a CDS encoding putative phage abortive infection protein, with protein sequence MNHGQEDKELDLIKLAKNVGIIIIVIWIISLLVLGFIVENGNLIGDSFGAVNALFSGFALAGIILTILMQREELKMQRNELKLTREEMQLTREEFITQNSTLSKQQFENTYFQMITLFQNITNQTKINESGLIYEGREAIDFVLRQFHAYCSNKAHSDSLKERRELLDRHRYKDVLQFEEIMHEFNRIDFRYKNYIYHYFNSFFHILKLIHSTDNIDKRFYVSIISSMLSKSEKVIFLYKSFQTKEVDDFLTLAIQYDLFVDIDDSLIINDSISHQLANETTNLYSR encoded by the coding sequence ATGAATCACGGTCAGGAAGACAAAGAATTAGATTTAATAAAATTGGCAAAAAATGTCGGGATTATAATCATTGTTATATGGATAATTTCTTTGCTTGTTTTAGGCTTTATAGTAGAAAACGGCAATCTAATAGGTGATTCTTTTGGGGCAGTGAACGCTTTGTTTTCGGGTTTTGCATTAGCCGGAATTATCCTAACTATTTTAATGCAAAGGGAAGAGCTTAAAATGCAACGAAACGAGCTAAAACTTACACGTGAAGAAATGCAGCTAACTAGAGAAGAGTTTATTACTCAAAATAGTACTTTGAGTAAACAGCAATTTGAAAATACATACTTTCAAATGATAACATTATTCCAAAATATAACGAACCAAACAAAAATTAATGAAAGTGGCTTAATATATGAAGGGCGAGAGGCCATAGATTTTGTGCTTAGACAATTTCATGCATATTGCTCTAACAAGGCCCATTCGGATAGCTTAAAAGAAAGAAGGGAGCTATTAGACCGACATAGATATAAGGATGTACTTCAATTTGAAGAAATTATGCATGAATTTAACAGAATAGATTTTAGATACAAAAATTATATCTATCATTATTTTAATTCCTTTTTCCACATACTAAAGTTAATTCATTCTACAGATAATATTGACAAAAGATTTTACGTTTCCATAATCAGTTCAATGCTTTCAAAATCTGAAAAGGTCATTTTTCTTTATAAGTCATTTCAGACAAAGGAAGTTGACGATTTCTTGACCTTAGCAATTCAATACGATTTGTTTGTTGATATTGATGATAGCCTAATCATAAACGATTCAATTTCGCACCAATTAGCAAATGAGACCACAAATCTGTATTCACGATAA
- a CDS encoding TonB-dependent receptor encodes MNRKIQLLSILFLGFSQFAFSQIKEEKLILNKKREPEVRKIEKKKTSVETIKNYPPEEKSQNPVKYTITDVPAVSDFKTSTIQGQDVTPKFDGTAQNNYLQFGMGNFGKILADANISKTLENKLEVGADFHFLSTLGLKKEYAWDSKQSSTAIGAYLNSYGEKGKFNLNAQYGLDNNRYYGIYALEPSADVDLKQRVNQFKVNGYYDFYSNEILNDVRVKSSFLKDHFDAQENQVSILANLSKHAVEIGKSGINLNADLGVGLEAVKSEFAIRDKNSSNFFNTTLDPKVTFRKGDSYLMLGSTFSFLNAKNSSDVIGGEVKNNKTYWFPQAEFQFAAAKEFKFYGGVDGGLKLNTYGDLLQANPFILSDQFLKPTETKYHFYIGLRGDIDETFKYDFSAGYGKVNNIMFFQGNNLFDNTYTLNRSAYNFANTFSAVYDDGNVSDIKGSVQYFPLENLVLDGEVRFTKYDLKNYEDIYNVPLVNASIGAKYTMLDKKLLLGFKGIFASDRTTNSFALEGVANPDLVYQSTENRNDKVGGYADLNLSAEYKFHKNFSVFAIGNNLLNSNYQTYKGYKVLGAQVLGGVKITF; translated from the coding sequence ATGAACAGAAAAATTCAATTATTATCCATATTATTTTTAGGGTTTTCGCAGTTTGCGTTTTCCCAGATCAAGGAGGAAAAGCTGATTCTTAACAAGAAGCGGGAGCCTGAAGTGAGGAAGATTGAGAAGAAGAAGACTTCTGTGGAAACCATTAAGAATTATCCGCCGGAAGAGAAATCCCAGAATCCTGTAAAGTATACCATTACGGATGTGCCTGCGGTTTCGGATTTTAAAACGTCTACCATTCAGGGGCAGGATGTAACTCCGAAATTTGACGGAACGGCTCAGAATAATTATCTGCAGTTCGGAATGGGTAATTTCGGCAAGATCCTTGCGGATGCCAATATTTCTAAAACGCTTGAGAACAAGCTGGAAGTAGGGGCAGATTTCCATTTCCTTTCTACATTAGGTCTGAAAAAAGAGTATGCATGGGATTCCAAGCAGAGTTCTACGGCCATCGGAGCCTACTTGAATTCATACGGTGAAAAAGGAAAATTTAACCTGAATGCGCAGTACGGACTGGATAATAACAGATATTACGGGATTTATGCGCTGGAGCCATCTGCAGATGTTGATCTGAAGCAGCGGGTGAATCAGTTCAAGGTAAACGGGTACTATGATTTCTATTCCAATGAGATTTTAAATGATGTGAGGGTAAAATCATCGTTCCTGAAAGATCATTTTGATGCACAGGAAAACCAGGTGTCCATTTTGGCGAATCTTTCCAAGCATGCGGTAGAGATCGGAAAATCGGGGATCAATTTAAATGCAGACTTAGGCGTTGGATTGGAAGCTGTGAAATCAGAATTTGCGATCAGGGATAAAAATTCATCCAACTTTTTTAATACCACTCTTGACCCTAAAGTAACGTTCAGAAAAGGGGATTCATACTTAATGCTGGGATCTACATTTTCTTTCCTGAATGCTAAAAATTCAAGCGATGTGATAGGCGGGGAGGTGAAAAACAATAAGACTTACTGGTTCCCGCAGGCGGAATTCCAGTTTGCTGCCGCTAAGGAATTTAAGTTCTACGGTGGGGTAGACGGAGGTCTGAAGCTGAATACATACGGTGATCTTCTGCAGGCCAATCCATTCATCCTGTCTGACCAGTTTTTAAAGCCTACCGAAACCAAATATCACTTTTATATAGGTTTGAGAGGTGACATTGATGAAACCTTCAAATACGATTTCTCTGCCGGTTACGGAAAGGTGAACAATATTATGTTCTTCCAGGGAAACAACCTGTTTGATAATACCTACACCCTGAACCGTTCTGCCTATAACTTTGCCAATACATTCTCAGCAGTATATGATGACGGAAATGTAAGTGATATCAAAGGGAGCGTACAGTATTTCCCGCTTGAAAATTTAGTTTTAGACGGAGAGGTAAGGTTTACAAAATACGATCTTAAAAATTACGAGGATATTTACAACGTTCCTTTGGTGAACGCCAGTATCGGCGCAAAATATACCATGCTTGACAAAAAGCTATTGTTAGGTTTCAAAGGAATTTTTGCCAGCGACAGAACCACGAATTCTTTTGCCCTCGAAGGGGTAGCAAATCCGGATCTGGTGTACCAGTCTACAGAAAACAGGAATGATAAAGTAGGAGGCTATGCAGATCTAAATCTTTCTGCGGAATACAAATTCCATAAGAACTTCAGTGTGTTTGCCATCGGAAACAATCTTCTGAACTCCAATTATCAGACCTACAAAGGCTATAAAGTCCTGGGAGCGCAGGTTCTGGGAGGTGTGAAGATTACGTTCTAG
- a CDS encoding tetratricopeptide repeat protein: protein MNSKKILLSAAVLYFGVSEAQQSQYFTQKENYRFNLAENLYQTKIYNASQFEYARQYFYNQNLSKSRKEAAQFFDNVIGVILQKNHAEEGLTAFMKEYPNSAYFAQANLPLADYYLAKKDFEKALETLKKVNQYQLSKEENTQYILKLGYAKFMMGDTKGATDALEEAYKTADESQKGDIAYMLGHLYYSNRQSDKAFQYFDSVKDQPKFSKLVRPYYVQMYYNDKNYDQAITEGTALLNEDISDAYKAEVHKIIGESYFMKNDYNSAYPHLKDYLNVQQNPSENDLYEMGFVAAQLKKYDEAVSYYNQLINSNSALAQNAYYQLGNAYLAVDKKQEALSAFRSSYQMDYDAKVKKLAHEQYAKLGYDIGNPFENPSAVIQSYINDNQNDANAPEMRSLLVKSYLYSGNYKETLNAIDRLQNSTPEINKVDQEVSYLLGTEEFNKGNYDEAETYFLRSLGFNINKEFYNRALYWLGQVYYQKGNYPSAIARYEKLLNETFPEKQQLPYDLGYAYFKAKKFDQAQTYFKQYLTNPKPEFKNDAELRLADIHYANNDLNEAIAIYDKNEDATDYTLYQKAMALGFKGDTQAKINNLKNLLSKYPSSEYYDDAQYEMGTAYAAQDDFANSNDAFAKVIKTSSDKDLIANASIYRAQNYIDQNQSDKALSELKSLGEQYKNTAYAEKIVQAAKPIFTKNGDVSGYESFAKNIGVNVDAAEIDEINLSTGKQYFTKKDYKNAISYYEKYLTQNPTGEGLYQAKYELGESYYQTNNATKALLVLQEVAAVQNDYQDDAQTRLAQIFTTQGNTAEAKKYLENIRNSSDINIRNYANVELMKLYANEKNFSQAEKLADAVIANTKNSSAVIETAKVIKARSLMNSGKDKDAQSAYTSLEKSSNTAVAAEALYAKAYYQNKGKAFKSSNETIFKLANNYASEDYWGAKALVLMAKNYVGLKDNYQASYTCDQIIENYKDFPEIVAEAKEVKKQIKK, encoded by the coding sequence ATGAATTCAAAAAAAATCCTTCTCTCAGCTGCCGTGCTTTATTTCGGAGTTTCCGAAGCGCAACAGTCGCAGTACTTTACACAAAAAGAAAATTACAGGTTCAATCTCGCAGAAAATCTTTATCAGACCAAAATATACAACGCTTCCCAGTTCGAATATGCCAGACAGTATTTCTATAACCAGAATTTGTCTAAATCGAGAAAGGAAGCGGCACAATTTTTTGATAATGTGATCGGGGTCATTCTGCAGAAGAACCATGCGGAGGAAGGACTGACAGCCTTCATGAAAGAATATCCTAATTCGGCCTATTTTGCCCAGGCTAATCTTCCGTTGGCGGACTATTATTTAGCGAAAAAAGATTTTGAAAAAGCTCTGGAGACTTTGAAAAAAGTAAATCAGTATCAGCTTTCGAAAGAAGAAAATACACAGTATATTCTGAAGCTAGGGTACGCCAAATTCATGATGGGGGATACCAAAGGTGCAACCGATGCCCTGGAAGAAGCCTATAAAACAGCAGACGAATCTCAGAAAGGAGATATTGCCTATATGCTGGGCCACCTGTATTACTCGAACAGACAGAGTGATAAGGCTTTCCAGTACTTTGATTCTGTGAAAGACCAGCCGAAATTCTCCAAACTGGTACGTCCGTATTATGTACAGATGTATTACAACGACAAGAACTACGACCAGGCGATTACGGAAGGAACCGCTCTTCTGAACGAAGATATTTCCGATGCCTATAAAGCGGAAGTCCACAAGATCATCGGGGAGAGTTATTTCATGAAGAATGATTATAATTCGGCTTATCCGCATTTAAAAGATTATCTGAATGTACAGCAGAATCCTTCTGAGAATGATTTGTATGAAATGGGATTTGTGGCTGCACAGCTTAAAAAATATGATGAAGCGGTTTCTTATTACAACCAGCTTATCAACAGCAATTCCGCGCTGGCTCAGAATGCTTACTACCAATTAGGAAATGCTTATCTGGCGGTAGATAAAAAGCAGGAAGCCCTTTCGGCATTCCGTTCTTCTTACCAGATGGATTATGATGCGAAGGTTAAAAAACTGGCCCACGAGCAGTATGCAAAACTGGGGTATGATATTGGGAATCCGTTTGAAAACCCGTCTGCGGTGATCCAGAGTTATATCAATGACAATCAGAATGATGCCAATGCTCCGGAAATGAGATCACTTCTTGTGAAATCCTATCTGTATTCCGGAAACTATAAGGAAACCCTGAACGCAATCGACAGGCTGCAGAATTCAACACCTGAGATCAATAAAGTAGATCAGGAGGTTTCTTACTTATTAGGAACAGAGGAATTCAATAAAGGAAATTATGATGAAGCGGAAACCTACTTCCTCAGAAGTTTAGGATTTAATATCAACAAAGAATTTTATAACAGGGCTTTATACTGGTTAGGACAGGTATATTACCAGAAAGGAAATTATCCTTCCGCGATTGCCCGTTATGAGAAACTTCTCAACGAAACCTTCCCTGAGAAACAGCAGCTGCCTTACGATTTAGGGTATGCTTATTTCAAAGCCAAAAAATTCGATCAGGCACAGACCTATTTCAAACAGTACCTGACCAATCCGAAACCTGAATTCAAAAATGATGCGGAGCTTCGTCTGGCAGATATTCATTATGCCAACAATGACCTGAATGAAGCAATTGCCATTTATGATAAGAATGAAGATGCTACGGATTATACTTTATACCAGAAAGCAATGGCTTTAGGATTTAAAGGTGATACTCAGGCCAAAATCAACAATTTAAAAAATCTTTTATCCAAATATCCTTCCTCCGAGTACTATGACGATGCCCAGTATGAAATGGGTACGGCTTATGCGGCTCAGGATGATTTTGCCAACTCCAATGATGCTTTTGCAAAAGTGATTAAAACATCTTCTGATAAAGATCTTATCGCAAATGCTTCCATTTACAGGGCACAGAATTATATTGACCAGAACCAGAGTGATAAAGCACTTTCTGAGCTTAAATCTTTAGGTGAGCAGTATAAAAATACCGCATACGCAGAAAAGATCGTTCAGGCGGCAAAACCTATTTTCACGAAAAACGGCGATGTATCCGGGTATGAAAGCTTCGCAAAAAATATCGGGGTGAATGTGGATGCAGCGGAGATAGATGAAATCAACCTTTCCACCGGAAAACAATATTTCACGAAGAAAGATTACAAAAATGCCATTTCTTACTACGAGAAATATTTAACACAGAATCCTACCGGAGAAGGCCTTTACCAGGCTAAATACGAGTTGGGGGAAAGTTACTACCAGACCAATAATGCTACAAAAGCACTTCTTGTACTTCAGGAGGTAGCCGCTGTACAGAATGATTATCAGGATGATGCCCAGACCCGTCTGGCTCAAATCTTTACAACACAGGGGAATACAGCGGAAGCGAAAAAGTATCTTGAGAACATCAGAAACTCTTCGGATATCAACATCAGAAACTACGCGAATGTAGAGTTGATGAAGCTATATGCGAACGAGAAAAACTTCTCGCAGGCAGAAAAGCTGGCTGATGCAGTGATCGCCAATACGAAAAACTCTTCAGCTGTTATTGAAACGGCGAAAGTGATCAAAGCAAGAAGCCTGATGAATTCCGGGAAGGATAAAGATGCACAGTCTGCCTATACTTCTCTGGAGAAATCGTCCAATACCGCTGTAGCGGCGGAAGCTCTTTATGCCAAAGCCTATTATCAGAATAAAGGAAAGGCCTTCAAGTCTTCCAATGAAACGATCTTTAAACTGGCCAACAATTATGCCTCCGAAGATTACTGGGGTGCAAAAGCGCTGGTGCTGATGGCGAAAAACTATGTAGGGCTAAAAGATAATTACCAGGCGAGTTATACCTGCGATCAGATCATCGAGAACTACAAAGACTTCCCGGAGATCGTAGCAGAAGCAAAAGAGGTTAAAAAGCAGATTAAAAAGTAA
- a CDS encoding CocE/NonD family hydrolase — MKIKILLALIFVNLMHAQKFYFPKTAVTDSAVLEKQMPLLASKLMTQPQMLKLKKINRTVFTDNLYRLQIVAGDYKKSVATLADHRKAFADHNMAGNKLIVHEFYSLAKLNEQKDKTSFHDALEKAFNKKYGSLSDKLITKVGIGVDGDVRDSKRIMTEALNKQKDKDSIDYASALALCKSYLNYKTYSSLKPQIMELIAAKDREKFIIETKDLKTKAGNTLTITIVRKKENMSPLPVILTNNIYAGAFDPFFGKRAAVYNYVGAVVNTRGKRNSNDENNPFEHESQDIYEVIDWVSKQPWSNGSVGMIGGSYLGFSQWAAVKKLHPALKTIVPQVAVGIGIDYPAQNNIFMSYMLQWIQYVTNNKLTDEADFNNFTKWESVFSEWYKSGKSFRALDTISGKPSKIFQRWLDHPAYDDYWHKMVPYKEDFANINIPILTTTGYYDDDQIGALSYFKAHHQYNKNANHYLVIGPYNHGGAQSYGFTSVNGTTIDPVARISIDDLAFSWFDYILKNGKKPALLRDRINFQVMSTNTWKHAPTLEKMHTSSINFYLQDHKNKTSVFKQPAGKSFTTQIVDFKKRDEKETYHKVSKTDSVKTTNSVYFESEVLDKDMIISGNPGGFFNVSINKKDFDTDMSLYQIQPDGKTFLLSTHMVRASYAKNNEVRQLLTPGKTEQIPIINSMFMSKKIVKGSKLVLLVGVNKNPNWQINYGSGKDVSDETIKDSGEPLEIKWYNDSYVEIPIYQE; from the coding sequence ATGAAAATTAAGATACTTTTAGCATTAATATTTGTCAATCTGATGCATGCGCAGAAGTTTTACTTTCCTAAAACAGCCGTTACGGATTCTGCCGTGCTGGAAAAACAGATGCCGCTGCTTGCTTCTAAACTGATGACCCAGCCCCAGATGCTGAAACTGAAAAAAATAAACCGCACCGTCTTTACAGACAATTTATACCGCCTGCAGATTGTTGCCGGAGACTATAAAAAATCTGTCGCCACGCTTGCCGATCACCGGAAGGCATTTGCAGATCACAATATGGCCGGTAATAAACTCATTGTCCACGAATTTTACAGCCTGGCCAAACTGAATGAACAAAAAGATAAAACCTCATTTCACGATGCCCTTGAAAAAGCATTTAATAAAAAATACGGAAGTCTTTCGGATAAGCTGATTACCAAAGTAGGTATTGGTGTGGATGGGGATGTCCGGGATTCAAAAAGGATCATGACCGAAGCGCTCAACAAGCAGAAAGATAAGGACAGTATAGATTACGCTTCTGCCCTGGCTTTATGTAAAAGCTATCTGAACTATAAGACGTATTCCAGCCTCAAACCTCAGATTATGGAGTTAATTGCGGCTAAGGACCGGGAAAAGTTCATTATTGAGACTAAAGATCTCAAAACAAAAGCCGGAAATACACTGACAATCACCATAGTCCGAAAAAAAGAAAATATGTCCCCGCTTCCGGTGATTCTTACCAATAATATCTACGCCGGTGCATTCGATCCTTTTTTCGGGAAAAGAGCTGCGGTTTACAATTATGTAGGCGCTGTAGTAAATACCCGCGGGAAACGGAACAGCAATGATGAGAACAACCCTTTTGAACATGAATCCCAGGATATTTATGAAGTCATCGACTGGGTGAGCAAGCAGCCATGGAGTAACGGATCTGTCGGGATGATCGGCGGAAGCTACCTTGGGTTCAGCCAGTGGGCAGCGGTGAAAAAATTACATCCGGCCCTTAAGACCATTGTTCCGCAGGTAGCCGTAGGAATCGGTATAGACTACCCTGCCCAGAATAATATCTTTATGAGCTATATGCTGCAGTGGATTCAATATGTAACGAACAACAAACTTACTGATGAGGCAGATTTCAATAATTTCACCAAATGGGAATCTGTATTCTCCGAATGGTACAAAAGCGGAAAATCATTCAGAGCTCTGGATACCATCAGCGGCAAGCCCAGCAAAATATTCCAGAGATGGCTGGATCACCCTGCATACGATGACTACTGGCACAAAATGGTTCCGTATAAAGAAGATTTCGCCAATATCAATATTCCGATCCTGACGACTACCGGATATTATGATGACGACCAAATCGGGGCCTTATCGTATTTTAAAGCGCATCATCAGTATAACAAAAATGCCAATCACTATCTGGTTATCGGCCCGTACAATCATGGAGGCGCCCAAAGCTACGGCTTTACTTCTGTAAATGGTACTACCATAGATCCGGTAGCGAGAATAAGTATTGATGACCTTGCTTTTTCCTGGTTCGATTATATTCTGAAAAATGGTAAAAAGCCTGCTCTTTTAAGAGACAGGATTAATTTCCAGGTGATGAGTACGAATACATGGAAACATGCTCCTACCCTTGAAAAAATGCATACTTCATCTATCAATTTTTATCTGCAGGATCATAAAAATAAGACATCAGTTTTTAAACAGCCTGCCGGGAAAAGCTTTACTACACAAATTGTTGACTTTAAAAAACGTGATGAGAAAGAAACCTATCATAAAGTAAGCAAAACAGACAGCGTAAAAACCACCAACTCGGTTTATTTTGAGAGTGAGGTACTGGACAAAGACATGATCATCAGCGGAAATCCGGGTGGATTCTTCAATGTTTCCATCAATAAAAAGGATTTTGATACGGATATGTCTTTGTATCAGATACAGCCGGACGGCAAAACTTTTTTACTGTCTACCCACATGGTTAGAGCCAGTTATGCAAAAAACAATGAAGTGCGGCAGCTTCTTACCCCGGGAAAAACTGAGCAGATTCCTATTATAAATTCAATGTTTATGAGCAAAAAAATCGTCAAGGGAAGCAAGCTTGTTCTGCTTGTCGGCGTTAATAAAAACCCGAACTGGCAGATCAATTACGGTTCAGGAAAGGATGTGAGTGACGAGACGATAAAAGATTCCGGCGAGCCGCTGGAAATCAAGTGGTACAATGACAGTTATGTGGAAATACCTATTTATCAAGAATAA
- a CDS encoding APC family permease encodes MNQLFRRKNYSETDTSTSLLRVLGVWDIVFFGIAAIIGAGSFSSLGEAVFRGGPGVILLYLICGFACGFTALCYAEFASRIPTAGSAYTYAYASFGELIAWVIGWALIMEYSFGNIYVAFSWSDYFTSFLGRLGMHIPDYLTCSYTEARKAFQYGSENKELLNAWKTAPLIGSLKFIVDVPALVINGLITWLCYVGVKESKNFNNSLVILKLAVIVLVILVGFAYINTDNWTPVNPETQVASFMPNGFAGVMSAVSGVFFAYIGFDALSVLSEETKDPQKTLPKGMIISLVLCTFIYIALTLVLTGMVDYRKFDGVGDPLSFIFEKTNANVAWMELVVSFVAIVAITTVLLVFQMGQPRIWYAMSRDGLMPQRFQKVHPKYKTPSYATIITGIAVGVPILFTDKTFILDFTSIGTIFAFVLVCAGVLMLPAKEKIKGRFHLPYINGKIIFPVIFIGGLIGFYLWQPEFFTTIMDWNDPKEGEFRASIFVFIVINLILCIFAFIKNFSLIPLIGLSSCLYLLTGMSHENWFWFGLWFALGLVIYFCYGYRNSKLRKG; translated from the coding sequence ATGAATCAACTTTTCAGAAGGAAAAACTATTCAGAAACAGATACATCTACTAGTCTTTTACGGGTTTTAGGTGTTTGGGATATCGTTTTTTTTGGTATTGCGGCCATTATTGGAGCAGGAAGTTTCAGCAGTTTAGGCGAAGCAGTTTTCAGAGGCGGCCCGGGAGTGATTCTTCTGTATTTGATTTGCGGTTTTGCATGCGGTTTCACAGCATTATGCTACGCTGAATTCGCCAGCAGGATTCCTACCGCCGGTTCTGCCTACACGTATGCTTATGCCAGTTTTGGGGAATTAATTGCCTGGGTAATAGGATGGGCGTTGATTATGGAATATTCTTTCGGGAATATTTATGTAGCCTTTTCGTGGTCCGATTATTTCACCAGCTTTTTAGGGCGGCTGGGCATGCATATTCCGGATTATCTCACCTGCAGTTATACAGAAGCCAGAAAAGCTTTCCAGTATGGTTCAGAGAACAAAGAACTGTTAAATGCCTGGAAAACGGCACCTTTGATTGGAAGTTTAAAGTTCATTGTGGATGTTCCTGCGCTGGTGATCAACGGTCTTATTACGTGGCTTTGTTATGTAGGCGTTAAGGAAAGTAAAAACTTCAATAATTCTTTAGTAATTTTAAAATTAGCGGTGATTGTCCTGGTTATTCTTGTAGGCTTTGCATACATCAACACAGACAACTGGACCCCTGTGAATCCTGAGACCCAGGTGGCTTCTTTCATGCCTAACGGGTTTGCAGGCGTAATGAGTGCCGTGTCCGGAGTTTTCTTTGCATACATCGGGTTTGACGCCCTGAGTGTGCTTTCAGAGGAAACTAAAGACCCTCAGAAAACACTTCCGAAAGGAATGATCATATCCCTTGTACTGTGTACATTTATCTATATTGCACTCACCCTTGTTCTTACAGGAATGGTAGATTACAGAAAATTTGACGGTGTGGGCGACCCGCTTTCATTTATATTCGAAAAAACCAACGCCAATGTAGCCTGGATGGAGCTTGTGGTTTCGTTTGTAGCCATTGTGGCTATCACCACAGTATTGCTGGTTTTCCAGATGGGACAGCCAAGAATCTGGTACGCCATGAGCCGCGACGGGCTGATGCCTCAAAGGTTTCAAAAGGTTCACCCAAAATACAAAACACCTTCTTATGCTACCATTATTACAGGAATCGCCGTAGGTGTTCCTATTCTGTTTACGGATAAAACTTTTATCCTTGATTTTACAAGTATCGGAACCATTTTCGCTTTCGTACTGGTCTGTGCAGGAGTTTTAATGCTTCCCGCCAAAGAAAAGATCAAAGGCAGGTTCCATCTTCCCTATATCAACGGAAAGATCATATTTCCTGTTATTTTTATCGGCGGACTGATCGGTTTTTACCTTTGGCAGCCGGAATTTTTCACCACGATCATGGACTGGAATGATCCTAAGGAAGGTGAATTCAGAGCCTCGATATTTGTTTTTATCGTGATCAATCTTATCCTGTGTATTTTCGCATTTATTAAAAATTTCTCTTTAATTCCTTTAATAGGTTTAAGCTCCTGTTTGTATCTTCTTACAGGAAT